One genomic region from Campylobacter sp. RM5004 encodes:
- a CDS encoding methyl-accepting chemotaxis protein: MKISTKLSLCIFIGLFILSISLIFISNKGMQDIDDVSQNTVSDLAINDARSAAKSVVYGFYHFTEKLYKDFVKAGDGPEDALESTIEYLQNMNLDSANIRFFAINSDGTYLVHYQPEKIGQNLKADLDKNGESYVMKFVKNGLAGGGFTEVTFFDKIANKDRSIITYTKKDKNMDIIYGCTIDMDVTKAQINEAGHFIDEVIESSNFKFITAAIVISVAMLILIMIFIKLQISRPLNNLTAKSVELSSGDGDLTKKLDDRGNDEIAEACKAINIFLEKVRVLIAEAKDISNENASIANELSHTSLQTGKRAEEGSVIVNEVANKGTNTKANLDSGVVGAVKGKDELSNATKYINVANQAINTLTAQINHSADIESSLASKIEQLSRDADNVKSILEIINDVADQTNLLALNAAIEAARAGEHGRGFAVVADEVRSLAERTQKSLSEINATISVIVQGIKDASEQMSSNSAEISKLTQVASNTQETINEMGRVMSEAVKISESTVNDYLNTSKDMSDILSGVNNMNTITNENARSVEEIAGAANHLSEMTEQLNKKLNEFRT; this comes from the coding sequence ATGAAAATTTCAACGAAACTTTCTTTGTGTATTTTCATTGGGTTATTTATATTAAGTATAAGCTTAATATTTATATCAAACAAAGGCATGCAAGATATTGATGATGTTTCTCAAAACACAGTGTCAGATTTAGCAATTAACGATGCTAGAAGCGCTGCAAAAAGTGTTGTTTATGGTTTTTATCACTTTACAGAAAAACTATATAAAGACTTCGTAAAAGCAGGAGATGGTCCTGAAGATGCACTTGAGAGCACTATTGAATACTTACAAAATATGAATCTAGATAGTGCAAATATAAGATTTTTTGCTATTAATTCTGATGGAACTTATTTAGTTCATTACCAACCTGAAAAAATAGGTCAAAACCTTAAAGCAGATTTAGATAAAAATGGCGAAAGCTATGTAATGAAATTTGTTAAAAACGGCTTAGCTGGTGGTGGTTTTACTGAAGTTACTTTCTTTGATAAGATTGCTAATAAAGATAGAAGTATAATAACATATACAAAAAAAGATAAAAATATGGATATTATCTATGGTTGCACTATTGATATGGATGTAACTAAAGCTCAAATTAACGAAGCAGGACATTTTATTGATGAAGTAATTGAGAGCTCAAACTTTAAATTTATAACAGCTGCAATTGTAATTTCTGTTGCTATGCTAATTTTAATAATGATATTTATTAAATTACAAATCTCTCGCCCACTAAACAATCTAACAGCTAAATCAGTAGAACTTAGCAGTGGAGATGGCGATTTAACTAAAAAGTTAGATGATAGAGGTAATGATGAAATCGCTGAAGCTTGCAAAGCAATTAATATTTTCTTAGAAAAAGTAAGAGTATTAATAGCAGAAGCAAAAGACATCTCAAACGAAAACGCATCAATTGCTAACGAATTAAGCCACACAAGTCTTCAAACAGGTAAGCGTGCAGAAGAAGGTAGTGTTATTGTAAATGAAGTTGCAAACAAAGGAACAAACACTAAAGCTAACCTTGATAGTGGAGTTGTTGGTGCAGTTAAAGGCAAAGATGAATTAAGCAATGCAACCAAATACATAAATGTAGCAAACCAAGCGATTAATACTCTAACAGCACAAATCAATCATAGTGCAGATATAGAAAGCTCACTAGCTAGTAAGATAGAGCAATTAAGCCGTGATGCTGATAATGTTAAATCTATTTTAGAAATAATTAACGATGTAGCTGATCAAACAAACTTATTAGCATTAAATGCTGCTATTGAAGCAGCTCGTGCAGGAGAGCATGGACGTGGCTTTGCAGTAGTTGCTGATGAGGTAAGAAGCCTTGCTGAAAGAACTCAAAAGAGTTTAAGTGAAATTAATGCAACAATTAGCGTTATAGTTCAAGGCATTAAAGATGCAAGCGAACAAATGAGTAGCAACTCAGCAGAAATTAGCAAACTAACCCAAGTAGCAAGCAATACTCAAGAAACTATTAATGAAATGGGAAGAGTAATGAGTGAAGCTGTTAAGATTAGTGAATCTACTGTGAATGATTATTTAAATACAAGCAAAGATATGAGCGATATTTTAAGTGGTGTAAATAATATGAACACAATCACTAATGAAAATGCAAGAAGCGTTGAAGAAATAGCAGGTGCAGCAAATCATCTAAGCGAAATGACAGAGCAGCTAAACAAAAAACTAAATGAGTTTAGAACTTGA
- the mgtE gene encoding magnesium transporter has product MKNTAVAFEIIQDFLDEKDVSYAELLEALKIIKNDDYEAYENIIKSLDDEDLGNIATLMPEHMLSDVLKLASSKKLALALGELESDDATDLMQSIEEIDDEKANRIFSNLSKDEQDDILFLKRYDDEKAGAYMQTEIFTAKLDDTLESAITKYKELKKSQEIEHIIQLFITDENEKLIYSLHVGDLILYEFNDTFKQILDKNEDLSKDLHFVRDYDDIQEAITMVQDYDLSVIAVVDNNNKLLGRITYDDIHDLIQDYATEQMYNFAGVGDIDSEDENTIKAAKSRAKWLIVNLITSLISAHVIAMFSDAIEQLVALAALMPIVASMGGNTGSQALAVTIRKLALGELSYESSKNIIFREIAISFSNATIFAIILGAVAYFWFSMPMLSLVIFISMILNLGFAGLIGSLIPLLLKKCGFDPALGSSVLLTATTDALGFFSFLLLAKLIIL; this is encoded by the coding sequence ATGAAAAATACAGCAGTAGCTTTTGAAATAATTCAAGATTTTTTAGATGAAAAAGATGTTAGCTACGCTGAATTACTAGAAGCTTTAAAAATAATCAAAAATGATGATTATGAAGCTTATGAAAATATAATAAAAAGCCTTGATGATGAAGACTTAGGAAATATAGCAACTTTAATGCCTGAGCATATGTTAAGTGATGTTTTAAAACTTGCATCTAGTAAAAAACTTGCACTTGCTCTAGGGGAGTTAGAGAGCGATGATGCAACCGACTTAATGCAAAGCATTGAAGAAATAGATGATGAAAAAGCTAATCGTATTTTTTCAAATCTTAGCAAAGATGAACAAGATGATATATTATTCTTAAAACGCTACGATGATGAAAAAGCCGGTGCTTACATGCAAACAGAGATTTTTACGGCAAAATTAGATGATACTTTAGAAAGCGCTATTACAAAATATAAAGAACTTAAAAAAAGCCAAGAAATAGAGCATATCATTCAACTTTTTATAACTGACGAAAATGAAAAATTAATTTATAGTCTTCATGTTGGAGATTTAATTTTATATGAATTCAATGATACTTTTAAGCAAATACTAGATAAAAACGAAGACTTATCAAAAGATTTGCACTTTGTAAGAGACTATGATGATATACAAGAAGCAATTACCATGGTTCAAGATTACGACTTAAGCGTAATAGCTGTTGTAGATAACAACAATAAATTATTAGGAAGAATAACTTATGATGATATTCACGACCTAATTCAAGATTATGCAACAGAGCAAATGTATAACTTTGCAGGGGTTGGCGATATTGATAGCGAAGATGAAAATACCATTAAAGCAGCAAAAAGTAGAGCAAAATGGCTTATTGTAAATCTAATCACTTCTTTAATCTCAGCTCATGTAATTGCTATGTTTTCTGACGCAATAGAACAATTAGTAGCCCTTGCAGCTCTTATGCCAATAGTTGCATCAATGGGTGGAAATACAGGCTCTCAAGCACTTGCAGTTACTATTAGAAAACTAGCCTTAGGCGAACTTAGCTATGAGAGTTCAAAAAATATAATTTTTAGAGAAATAGCTATTTCTTTCTCAAACGCAACAATTTTTGCAATAATTTTAGGAGCAGTTGCGTATTTTTGGTTTTCTATGCCTATGCTTAGCCTTGTTATATTTATTTCAATGATTTTAAATCTTGGTTTTGCAGGTTTAATAGGCTCATTAATTCCATTATTGCTTAAAAAATGTGGGTTTGATCCTGCTTTAGGAAGCTCAGTGTTGCTTACAGCAACAACAGATGCTTTAGGCTTTTTTAGCTTTTTATTGCTAGCAAAACTAATTATTTTATAG
- a CDS encoding peptidoglycan DD-metalloendopeptidase family protein — protein sequence MRKIILILSIFLSVNLISKELKMEELIWERGESFLFFLQKNQIPLSIYHNLDKEDKELTAEIIAGIKYQILRDENENIEQVLIPISENLQIQIYKDLEDKYAITFTPISYKIENTNLTFKINKSVYQDIIDNTQNSKLASALLRAYAGTINYTGMKKDDKVVIVYSQKRRLGRVYGDLNIKSAMIEVNKKPYYIFKYGDNDFYDESGKQLESYTFILPVGNVRISSPFNPGRFHPILKKYRAHLGIDYAAPKGTPIKAAGAGKISFRGVKNGYGNVIQITHSSGYMTLYAHMSKFGNYKIGDSVKQGQIVGYVGSTGLSTGPHLHFGMYKNNTAINPASVVRITKDALTGKEKQKFDLVVKDYINEIKHILEAKVTPIKEESFENIVELN from the coding sequence ATGCGAAAAATCATATTAATTTTATCTATTTTTTTAAGTGTAAATCTAATCTCAAAAGAACTAAAAATGGAAGAATTAATTTGGGAACGAGGGGAAAGCTTTTTATTTTTCTTACAAAAAAATCAAATTCCACTAAGCATATATCACAATCTTGATAAAGAAGATAAAGAATTAACAGCAGAAATAATTGCAGGTATAAAATATCAAATATTAAGAGATGAAAACGAAAACATAGAACAAGTCTTAATTCCTATTAGCGAAAATTTACAAATCCAAATATATAAAGATTTAGAAGATAAATACGCAATCACATTTACACCAATAAGTTATAAAATAGAAAATACAAATCTAACATTTAAAATAAATAAATCTGTTTATCAAGATATTATTGATAATACCCAAAACTCAAAATTAGCAAGTGCATTACTAAGAGCCTATGCAGGGACAATTAATTACACAGGTATGAAAAAAGATGATAAGGTAGTAATTGTGTATTCGCAAAAAAGAAGATTAGGTAGAGTTTATGGAGATTTAAATATAAAATCAGCAATGATAGAAGTAAATAAAAAACCTTATTATATATTTAAATATGGAGATAATGATTTTTATGATGAAAGTGGAAAACAACTAGAAAGCTATACTTTCATACTACCTGTTGGAAATGTAAGAATTAGCTCTCCATTTAACCCAGGTAGATTTCACCCTATTCTTAAAAAATATAGAGCTCACTTAGGAATTGACTATGCAGCACCTAAAGGAACTCCTATTAAAGCAGCGGGAGCAGGAAAAATAAGCTTTAGGGGTGTTAAGAACGGATATGGAAATGTTATTCAAATAACGCATTCAAGTGGTTATATGACACTTTACGCACACATGAGTAAGTTTGGAAATTATAAAATAGGTGATAGTGTAAAACAAGGTCAAATTGTTGGTTATGTGGGATCAACCGGACTTAGTACAGGACCACATTTACATTTTGGTATGTATAAAAACAATACAGCAATAAACCCAGCTAGTGTCGTAAGAATTACAAAAGATGCTCTAACTGGCAAAGAAAAACAAAAATTTGATTTAGTTGTAAAAGATTATATAAATGAAATAAAACATATTTTAGAAGCAAAAGTTACTCCTATAAAAGAAGAAAGCTTTGAAAATATCGTGGAGTTAAATTAA
- a CDS encoding plasminogen-binding N-terminal domain-containing protein, with translation MFKKTFIFFFFSLFMYANQITSAVIDKVEQGYVYAHIVDNNLNLDELKNGAFIVKDVEEHSIIVARANFVSFENNVLKLELYTFSDLKQTALPLPVLAPQIGDRVVLNTYVKHTMLIAPSKQDYEMVQNNFKDFIYFDTNVFAANLYSSSLIVPSRNDLRDFCKTWVVGSIMYVAEDNLSLYECSSLKKIASFEYKVNKNENINFYSNISKQLSKTTDYFSYYNELFKEKE, from the coding sequence ATGTTTAAGAAAACTTTTATTTTCTTTTTCTTTTCTTTATTTATGTATGCAAATCAAATTACAAGTGCTGTGATTGATAAGGTTGAGCAAGGCTATGTTTATGCACATATTGTGGATAATAATTTAAATTTAGATGAATTAAAAAATGGAGCATTTATAGTAAAAGATGTAGAAGAGCATTCTATTATTGTAGCTAGAGCTAATTTTGTATCTTTTGAAAATAATGTATTGAAATTAGAGTTATATACATTTTCTGATTTAAAACAAACCGCATTACCTTTGCCTGTTTTAGCACCACAAATAGGCGATAGGGTTGTATTAAATACTTATGTAAAACATACAATGTTAATTGCTCCTAGTAAGCAAGATTATGAAATGGTTCAAAATAATTTTAAAGATTTTATTTATTTTGATACGAATGTTTTTGCAGCTAATTTATATTCATCTTCTTTGATAGTTCCTAGTAGAAATGATTTAAGAGATTTTTGTAAAACATGGGTTGTAGGAAGTATTATGTATGTTGCAGAAGATAATTTAAGTTTATATGAATGTTCTTCTCTTAAAAAAATTGCTAGTTTTGAATATAAAGTAAATAAAAATGAAAATATTAATTTTTATTCAAATATTTCTAAACAATTAAGCAAAACAACAGATTATTTTTCATATTATAACGAGCTATTCAAGGAAAAGGAATAA
- a CDS encoding lipoprotein required for motility produces MKKLSVIAFALLICACVPQKKTTNIQVENNTQKTTAYKKASYQEPVLSPEEEAVRLMIFSAIGEGIPPQNTVSQAQALALAKRAALADAYRQLAGKLYGIRVNSRENVKDAMLRSSLITTYVNGLIKNANITGEGFKDGLYTVELELKIDKYKWNELFSY; encoded by the coding sequence GTGAAAAAATTAAGTGTTATAGCATTTGCTCTACTTATTTGTGCTTGCGTTCCACAAAAAAAGACAACAAATATTCAAGTAGAAAATAATACTCAAAAAACAACAGCTTATAAAAAAGCAAGTTATCAAGAGCCAGTTTTAAGTCCAGAAGAAGAAGCAGTTCGTCTTATGATATTTTCTGCAATTGGCGAAGGCATTCCACCACAAAACACTGTTTCTCAAGCACAAGCCTTAGCTTTAGCAAAAAGAGCAGCTTTAGCAGATGCTTATAGACAACTAGCAGGAAAGCTATATGGAATTAGAGTAAATTCAAGAGAAAATGTAAAAGATGCAATGCTAAGAAGCTCATTAATTACAACTTATGTAAATGGACTTATTAAAAATGCAAACATTACAGGTGAAGGCTTTAAAGACGGGCTTTACACTGTTGAGCTAGAACTTAAAATTGATAAATATAAATGGAACGAATTGTTCTCATATTAA
- a CDS encoding sigma-54 dependent transcriptional regulator — protein MKIAIVEDDINMRKSLELSLSDDYELKTYKNPIDALKELDDSFDLIISDINMPKMDGLEFVKTALEQNINAEFIIITGNATLNKAIEALRLGVKDFLTKPFDLERLYEAINRAKVIREKKAKKTKKESLIKQDGFLGNSSELDLLKTTALKAAKTNVSVFLSGESGVGKEVFAKFIHENSKRANKPFIAINMAAIPENLVESELFGYEKGAFTDANSNKLGLFELANEGTLFLDEIGEMSASLQAKLLRVLQEKCIQRLGGAKPINIDVRIISASNINIQENIKNNKFRADLFYRLNTIMLDILPLRRRKDEIIEIANATLKRVSDEYDLGEKSLSDEAKKLLLDYDYPGNIRELISIIESAAILSDENIVKASDLRLNFTNSNKTNINDLEFELIKEALKQEKDIKAAAKLISMSEKAFKEKMQKYNLGDEI, from the coding sequence ATGAAAATAGCCATAGTTGAAGATGATATTAATATGAGAAAATCACTTGAATTATCATTAAGCGATGATTATGAGCTTAAAACTTATAAAAATCCAATAGATGCTTTAAAAGAGCTTGATGATAGTTTTGATTTAATTATTAGTGATATTAATATGCCAAAAATGGATGGACTAGAGTTTGTAAAAACTGCTTTAGAACAAAACATAAATGCTGAGTTTATAATAATTACAGGTAATGCTACTTTAAACAAAGCAATAGAAGCTTTAAGATTAGGCGTGAAAGATTTTTTAACAAAACCATTTGATTTAGAAAGATTATACGAAGCAATAAATAGAGCAAAAGTAATAAGAGAAAAAAAGGCTAAAAAAACAAAAAAAGAAAGCTTGATTAAGCAAGATGGTTTTTTAGGTAATTCAAGCGAATTAGACTTATTAAAAACTACTGCGCTAAAGGCTGCAAAGACTAATGTAAGTGTGTTTTTAAGTGGCGAGAGTGGGGTAGGAAAAGAAGTTTTTGCAAAATTTATTCACGAAAATAGCAAAAGAGCAAATAAGCCATTTATCGCTATAAACATGGCAGCAATTCCTGAAAATCTAGTAGAAAGCGAATTATTTGGCTATGAAAAAGGTGCATTTACAGATGCAAATAGCAATAAATTAGGCTTATTTGAATTAGCTAACGAAGGCACATTGTTTTTAGATGAAATAGGGGAAATGAGTGCTAGTTTGCAAGCAAAATTATTAAGAGTATTGCAAGAAAAGTGCATACAAAGATTAGGTGGAGCAAAACCTATAAATATAGATGTAAGAATTATAAGTGCTAGTAATATAAATATTCAAGAAAATATAAAAAATAACAAATTTAGAGCCGATTTATTTTATAGATTAAATACAATTATGTTAGATATTTTGCCACTAAGACGCCGTAAAGATGAAATAATAGAAATTGCAAATGCTACTTTAAAAAGAGTTAGCGATGAATATGATTTAGGAGAAAAATCATTAAGTGATGAAGCTAAAAAGCTTTTATTAGATTATGATTATCCTGGAAATATTAGAGAGCTAATTTCAATTATAGAAAGTGCTGCGATTTTAAGCGATGAAAATATTGTAAAAGCAAGTGATTTAAGACTTAATTTTACAAATAGTAACAAAACTAATATAAATGATTTAGAATTTGAACTAATTAAAGAAGCTTTAAAGCAAGAAAAGGATATAAAAGCAGCTGCAAAATTAATCTCAATGAGCGAAAAAGCTTTTAAAGAAAAAATGCAAAAATACAATTTAGGAGATGAAATATGA
- a CDS encoding aspartate-semialdehyde dehydrogenase — translation MKSIAIVGASGAVGEEILNVLNEYDFPVKDLRLLASKNSAGKEVVWRDETYVIEELDEHSFDEEDIDIAFFAAGGSVSEKYAKIAASKGALVIDNTSFFRMHDDVPLIVPECNPQDFAKHKGIIANPNCSTIQMVQVLKPLDDAFDIKRVDVSTYQAASGAGNLGMSELMEGLQKVFAFEEIKPSKFTYQLALNLIPQIDSFTESGYTKEELKMVNETQKILHKKMQISATCVRVPVLRSHSESITITFNNEVDLDKVRAILSKAPSVVLMDNPNAKAHNEEEPSEELRYPMPLFTSDTNETYVGRIRKDLNDPKILHLWCVADQIRVGAATNAVRIALLALNK, via the coding sequence ATGAAAAGTATTGCAATCGTAGGTGCTAGCGGAGCAGTTGGAGAAGAAATATTAAATGTTTTAAACGAATATGATTTTCCTGTAAAAGATTTAAGATTATTGGCTAGTAAAAACAGTGCAGGCAAAGAAGTTGTATGGCGTGATGAAACTTATGTTATTGAAGAATTAGACGAGCATAGTTTTGATGAAGAAGATATTGATATTGCATTTTTTGCAGCTGGTGGAAGTGTAAGTGAAAAATACGCAAAAATAGCAGCTAGTAAAGGTGCTTTAGTAATTGATAATACAAGTTTTTTTAGAATGCATGATGATGTTCCTTTAATAGTGCCTGAGTGTAATCCGCAAGATTTTGCTAAGCATAAAGGAATTATCGCTAATCCAAACTGCTCAACCATTCAAATGGTTCAAGTTTTAAAGCCACTTGATGATGCTTTTGATATTAAAAGAGTTGATGTTAGCACTTATCAAGCAGCAAGTGGTGCAGGTAATTTAGGTATGAGTGAGCTTATGGAAGGCTTACAAAAAGTTTTTGCATTTGAAGAGATTAAACCTTCTAAATTTACTTATCAATTAGCACTTAATTTAATTCCACAAATTGATAGTTTTACAGAAAGTGGTTATACAAAAGAAGAACTTAAAATGGTAAATGAAACTCAAAAAATATTGCATAAAAAAATGCAAATAAGTGCGACTTGTGTGCGCGTACCAGTTCTAAGAAGCCATAGTGAAAGCATTACAATTACATTTAATAACGAAGTTGATTTAGATAAGGTTAGAGCAATTTTAAGCAAGGCTCCTAGTGTAGTTCTTATGGATAATCCAAATGCGAAAGCCCATAATGAAGAAGAGCCAAGCGAAGAATTACGCTATCCAATGCCACTTTTTACAAGCGATACAAATGAAACTTATGTAGGAAGAATTAGAAAGGATTTAAATGATCCTAAGATTTTGCATTTATGGTGCGTAGCTGATCAAATAAGAGTTGGAGCTGCAACAAACGCTGTAAGAATTGCTTTACTAGCTTTAAATAAATAA
- the hemJ gene encoding protoporphyrinogen oxidase HemJ: protein MDFLTNNYDWIKWLHFLAFISWMATLFYLPRLYVYHQEHSHKKEFVEVVKIQEDKLFYFIGQPSMIVTVITGILMISANTTLMHLGYFHLKLLCVVLLLIYHFDCLRYLKQLKNDTCTKSGKFFRVYNEVPTIIMIGIVTAMIIKPF, encoded by the coding sequence ATGGACTTTTTAACAAATAATTATGATTGGATTAAATGGTTACACTTTTTAGCATTTATTTCATGGATGGCTACTTTGTTTTACTTGCCACGCCTTTATGTTTATCATCAAGAACATTCACATAAAAAAGAATTTGTTGAAGTTGTAAAAATTCAAGAAGATAAACTGTTTTACTTCATAGGACAACCTTCTATGATAGTTACAGTTATTACAGGTATTTTAATGATTAGTGCGAATACTACCCTAATGCATTTAGGTTATTTTCATCTTAAATTGCTTTGCGTTGTTTTACTTTTAATATATCACTTTGATTGCTTAAGATATTTAAAACAACTTAAAAACGATACCTGTACAAAAAGTGGTAAATTCTTTAGAGTCTATAACGAAGTTCCAACAATTATAATGATTGGAATAGTTACTGCAATGATTATAAAACCATTTTAA
- the lspA gene encoding signal peptidase II, with the protein MKKKLIYSSLIIIFVIILDRLSKNIFLAGYEWHFTPISFYLVFNDGVAFSMLSFLQGYLKYIQIILLMIAGIFLVKEKKFLNDNYSALSFILAGGMSNIYDRFFYPGVIDFIAWHYWFNFAVFNIADVCINLGVFIIILKEIIKKRS; encoded by the coding sequence ATGAAGAAGAAATTAATATATTCTTCTTTAATTATTATTTTTGTAATAATACTTGATAGATTAAGTAAAAATATATTTTTAGCTGGTTATGAATGGCATTTTACCCCTATTAGTTTTTACTTAGTTTTCAATGATGGTGTTGCGTTTTCAATGCTAAGTTTTTTACAAGGATATTTAAAATATATACAAATTATTTTATTAATGATTGCAGGAATATTTTTAGTTAAAGAGAAAAAATTTCTAAACGATAATTATTCTGCTTTATCATTCATTTTAGCAGGTGGAATGAGTAATATTTACGATAGATTTTTTTACCCTGGTGTAATTGATTTTATCGCTTGGCATTACTGGTTTAACTTCGCTGTTTTTAACATTGCTGATGTTTGCATTAACTTAGGAGTGTTTATAATAATCTTAAAAGAAATAATTAAAAAAAGGAGTTAA
- the glmM gene encoding phosphoglucosamine mutase produces MIFGTDGIRGFAGSDLSAFKALRAAMAIGIFFKNKAVTKKVIVGKDTRRSGYMIENAIVSGLNAVGFNVLQIGPMPTPAVAFLSEDMRCDFAIMISASHNPYYDNGIKVFDANGFKLSEADELEIDKIFNDENLINSHLVIKDKIGSAKRIDDVIGRYIVHIKNSFPKNTTLKNLRIVLDCANGAAYKVAPAVFSELGADVITLACEPNGININDGCGALHPNMLAKEVKRLRADIGFAFDGDADRLVVVDENGEIINGDILLGVLAKALKDNDNLSGVAISKMSNMGFLNYLKKHNISYVTTDVGDKYILHAMQEKNYNFGGEQSGHIIFSDYAKTGDGIVAALQVAKLLLNKKASEIFSEIKLYPQSLTNLKITEKKPLESLEGIDKLYEKLKINNVNYLFRYSGTENLMRILLECEDEKTLKAMESECVKYFKSVLV; encoded by the coding sequence ATGATATTTGGAACTGATGGAATTAGAGGCTTTGCAGGTAGCGATTTGAGTGCTTTTAAAGCTTTAAGAGCTGCAATGGCGATAGGAATATTTTTTAAAAACAAAGCTGTAACAAAAAAAGTAATAGTAGGAAAAGATACAAGAAGAAGTGGTTATATGATAGAAAATGCTATCGTAAGTGGGCTTAATGCAGTAGGTTTTAATGTATTACAAATTGGCCCTATGCCTACACCTGCTGTGGCGTTTTTGAGTGAAGATATGAGATGTGATTTTGCCATTATGATAAGTGCATCTCATAATCCTTATTATGATAATGGGATAAAAGTATTTGATGCAAATGGTTTTAAATTAAGCGAAGCTGACGAGCTTGAAATTGATAAAATTTTTAATGATGAAAACTTAATTAATTCCCATCTTGTGATAAAAGATAAAATAGGTTCTGCAAAAAGAATTGATGATGTTATAGGAAGATATATAGTTCATATTAAAAATTCATTCCCAAAAAATACAACCCTTAAAAATCTAAGAATTGTGCTAGATTGTGCTAATGGAGCAGCTTATAAGGTTGCACCTGCAGTTTTTTCTGAGCTTGGTGCTGATGTAATCACTTTAGCTTGTGAGCCAAATGGAATTAATATAAACGATGGTTGTGGGGCACTTCATCCAAATATGCTTGCAAAAGAAGTAAAAAGATTAAGAGCTGATATAGGTTTTGCATTTGATGGAGATGCTGATAGATTAGTTGTGGTTGATGAAAATGGCGAAATTATAAATGGCGATATTTTATTAGGTGTCTTAGCAAAAGCTTTAAAAGATAATGATAATTTAAGTGGTGTTGCAATCAGTAAAATGAGTAATATGGGCTTTTTAAATTATCTTAAAAAACATAATATTTCTTATGTTACAACTGATGTTGGAGATAAGTATATTTTACATGCAATGCAAGAAAAAAATTATAATTTTGGTGGAGAACAAAGCGGACATATAATTTTTAGTGATTATGCAAAAACAGGTGATGGAATAGTTGCTGCACTTCAAGTAGCTAAACTATTATTAAATAAAAAAGCTAGCGAAATCTTTAGTGAAATCAAACTTTATCCACAAAGTTTAACAAACTTAAAAATAACAGAAAAAAAACCTCTTGAAAGCCTAGAAGGAATAGATAAATTATATGAAAAACTTAAAATTAATAATGTAAATTATTTGTTTAGATATTCAGGAACTGAAAATTTAATGAGAATATTGCTTGAATGTGAGGATGAAAAAACACTAAAAGCAATGGAAAGTGAATGTGTAAAATACTTTAAAAGTGTGCTAGTATGA
- the rpsT gene encoding 30S ribosomal protein S20, whose protein sequence is MANHKSSEKRARQTIKKTIRNRFYRTRLKNITRAVREAALANDSEAAAAALKVANKKIHEMVSRGFLKKQTASRKVSRLALLVNKIGA, encoded by the coding sequence ATGGCAAATCATAAATCATCAGAAAAAAGAGCTAGACAAACAATTAAAAAAACTATTAGAAATAGATTCTATAGAACAAGACTTAAGAACATTACTCGTGCAGTTCGTGAAGCAGCATTAGCTAATGATAGCGAAGCAGCAGCAGCAGCTTTAAAAGTAGCTAATAAAAAAATTCATGAAATGGTAAGCCGTGGTTTTCTAAAAAAACAAACAGCTTCAAGAAAAGTAAGTCGTTTAGCGCTTTTAGTAAATAAAATTGGTGCTTAA